A section of the Elizabethkingia anophelis R26 genome encodes:
- the asnB gene encoding asparagine synthase B has translation MCGIVCLFDAKQKTETLRPQVLEMSKKIRHRGPDWSGIFQDEKVIFSHERLAIVDPTSGKQPLFSKDGNLVLAVNGEIYNHLELRKEFPEYEFLTQSDCEVILALYQKYGKDFLEKLNGIFAFALYDIEKGTYLISRDHMGIIPLYRGWDAHGNFYVASELKALEGVCNKIEEFKPGHLLYSGDGEEYQQWYTREWESFDTVKDNETDISTLRKGLEEAVHRQLMSDVPYGVLLSGGLDSTIIAAVTAKFASKRIESGDTQEAWYPRLHSFAVGLEGSPDLAAARKAADHIGSVHHEVKYTIQEGLDAIRDVIYHLETYDVTTIRASTPMYLLARVIKSMGIKMVLSGEGSDELFGGYLYFHKAPSAQAFHEENVRKLGKLHLYDCLRANKSLMAWGIEGRVPFLDKEFMDVAMTINPQDKMITPERMEKWVLRKAFEDILPESIAWRQKEQFSDGVGYSWIDTLKQIAEDEVSDEMMANAKYRFPINTPMSKEEYRYRSIFTELFPSDSAAQTVPSVPSVACSTPVALEWDEAFKKMNDPSGRAVKVHEVSY, from the coding sequence ATGTGCGGGATAGTATGCTTATTTGATGCAAAACAAAAAACAGAAACATTAAGACCTCAGGTACTGGAAATGTCTAAAAAAATCCGACATCGCGGACCAGACTGGTCAGGTATTTTTCAGGATGAAAAAGTAATTTTCTCTCATGAGAGATTGGCAATTGTAGACCCGACTTCAGGGAAGCAGCCTCTTTTCTCTAAAGATGGGAATCTTGTTTTAGCAGTAAATGGCGAGATCTATAACCACCTGGAACTAAGAAAGGAATTTCCGGAGTATGAATTCCTTACACAATCTGATTGTGAAGTAATTTTAGCACTTTATCAGAAATACGGAAAAGATTTCCTGGAAAAGCTAAATGGTATATTTGCTTTTGCATTATATGATATAGAAAAAGGCACTTACCTTATCAGCCGAGATCATATGGGAATTATCCCTTTATACCGTGGTTGGGATGCACACGGAAACTTCTATGTAGCTTCGGAACTTAAAGCTTTGGAAGGCGTATGTAACAAAATTGAAGAGTTCAAACCGGGACACTTGTTATATAGTGGAGATGGTGAAGAATATCAGCAGTGGTATACCAGAGAATGGGAAAGCTTTGATACAGTAAAAGATAACGAAACCGATATCTCTACGCTTAGAAAAGGCTTAGAAGAAGCTGTACACCGCCAATTGATGAGTGATGTTCCGTATGGTGTTCTTTTATCCGGGGGATTGGATTCCACGATTATCGCTGCTGTAACAGCTAAGTTTGCTTCTAAAAGAATCGAAAGTGGTGATACTCAGGAAGCATGGTATCCACGTTTACACAGTTTTGCAGTTGGATTAGAAGGATCTCCGGATCTTGCAGCAGCGAGGAAAGCTGCGGACCATATAGGTTCTGTTCACCACGAAGTAAAATATACTATTCAGGAGGGATTAGATGCAATCCGTGATGTTATTTATCATCTGGAAACTTATGATGTAACCACTATCAGAGCGTCGACTCCAATGTATCTTCTGGCAAGGGTAATAAAATCTATGGGAATTAAAATGGTATTATCCGGGGAAGGTTCCGATGAACTATTCGGTGGTTATCTTTATTTCCATAAAGCACCAAGCGCTCAGGCATTCCATGAAGAAAACGTAAGAAAGCTGGGCAAGCTTCACCTTTATGATTGTCTTCGTGCAAACAAATCTCTGATGGCATGGGGTATTGAAGGTCGTGTACCATTCCTGGATAAAGAATTTATGGATGTTGCTATGACAATCAATCCTCAGGATAAAATGATAACACCTGAAAGAATGGAAAAATGGGTTTTGAGAAAGGCTTTTGAAGATATCTTACCGGAAAGCATTGCCTGGAGACAAAAAGAACAGTTTAGTGATGGTGTCGGTTATAGCTGGATTGATACGCTGAAGCAAATTGCAGAAGATGAAGTAAGTGATGAAATGATGGCAAATGCGAAATACCGCTTCCCTATTAACACACCTATGAGTAAGGAAGAATATCGCTACAGAAGCATATTCACCGAATTATTCCCTAGTGATAGTGCTGCACAAACGGTGCCTTCTGTACCATCTGTTGCCTGCTCTACACCTGTAGCTTTGGAATGGGATGAGGCTTTCAAAAAAATGAACGACCCTAGCGGACGTGCCGTAAAAGTTCATGAAGTAAGTTACTAA
- a CDS encoding AraC family transcriptional regulator produces the protein MNDQSDHFPVLGIQEFNQGTPADCDLLFHELHGERSIDSPHKHDFFIILLFKRGEGVHNIDFIDYSLSDYQIHLLFPEQVHQWKIKPETIGYQLMIGRTLFEGMSPSLRFPLAYYYKHPVISISEEEFNTLLYEFSAIRKELETTSILWDVISTRCKLIALILSRIAEGIFNDFKIYSSSPLLSKFLDLTDQFFKQERSVNFYADRLSISPNYLNIVCKKHLNASASSIIQNRTLLEAKRLLMSTDISVKEIVYELGFYDHASFSKFFKMHTGMTPSQFKEKK, from the coding sequence ATGAATGATCAGTCCGATCATTTTCCCGTATTAGGTATTCAGGAGTTCAATCAGGGAACTCCTGCTGATTGTGATTTACTCTTCCATGAATTACACGGAGAAAGATCTATTGACTCCCCCCATAAACATGATTTTTTTATCATTCTCTTATTTAAAAGAGGAGAAGGTGTTCACAATATAGATTTTATCGACTATTCTTTATCAGATTACCAAATTCATCTCTTATTTCCCGAGCAAGTACATCAATGGAAGATAAAGCCCGAAACTATAGGCTATCAGCTCATGATAGGCCGAACTTTATTTGAAGGAATGTCTCCCTCACTGCGTTTTCCACTGGCTTATTATTACAAGCATCCTGTTATCAGTATTTCGGAAGAAGAGTTTAATACATTGCTCTATGAGTTCAGTGCTATCCGTAAAGAACTGGAAACAACATCTATTCTATGGGACGTTATCAGTACCCGTTGCAAACTTATTGCACTTATTCTTAGCCGGATTGCTGAAGGTATTTTTAATGATTTTAAGATTTACAGTTCCTCTCCCCTGTTATCAAAATTTCTTGATCTAACAGACCAGTTTTTCAAACAAGAACGTTCCGTTAACTTTTATGCAGACAGACTAAGCATCTCACCTAACTATCTCAATATTGTCTGCAAAAAACATCTGAATGCCTCCGCATCATCGATCATCCAGAACCGTACCTTATTAGAAGCCAAAAGACTCCTGATGTCTACTGATATATCTGTAAAAGAAATTGTATATGAGTTAGGCTTTTATGACCACGCCAGCTTTTCCAAGTTTTTCAAGATGCATACCGGAATGACTCCTTCACAGTTCAAGGAGAAGAAATAA
- a CDS encoding type IA DNA topoisomerase has product MKLCIAEKPSVAKDIAKVLGANTPMQGYFEGNGYWVTWTFGHLCTLKEPHDYGPQYKSWNLIFLPIIPQNFGIKLISNGGVQKQFKVIEKLVSDCEEVINCGDAGQEGELIQRWVLQKAKCNKPVKRLWISSLTEDAIKEGFASLKPAEDYKNLYLAGNARAIGDWLLGINATRLFTKKFGGNKAVLSIGRVQTPTLAMLVQRQKEIDAFQTEEYWELKTTYREVLFNAAIDRLKTQEKAEKGLEYLKQHPFEIVSFEIKEGKEKNPRLFDLTGLQVEANRKYGFSAENTLKYIQSLYEKKHTTYPRVDTTYLSENLYPKIGGILRSMHFYREYTESLLSQPIPMSKAVFDDTKVTDHHAIIPTEIPPSQNLSKEEKLIYDLVARRFIAVFYPECKISNTLVEGKVGTIPFKANGKQILEPGWRMVYAKDKKESSEKNKEEEQNIPEFKVGESGEHIPVIHQGKTSPPKPYTEATLLRAMETAGKQVEDEELRELMKNNGIGRPSTRANIIETLFKRKYIDKKKKNLYATTTGIELIDTIEDELLKSPELTGEWEFKLRKIESGTYEANHFKEELIQMVTDLTRKVINEKAKVISLHQIPEVKEKKERAPRKSTVIEWEQEKCPKCKEQHLMKGKTAIGCSDFKNCGFKIPFILFGKKITEKQIQDLVSKGKTSKLKGFSEHPADLKEGILSLDENFNIHLA; this is encoded by the coding sequence ATGAAGTTGTGTATTGCCGAAAAACCAAGTGTAGCTAAAGATATCGCCAAAGTATTAGGTGCTAATACTCCTATGCAGGGCTATTTCGAAGGCAATGGCTACTGGGTAACCTGGACCTTTGGTCATTTATGCACACTTAAAGAACCTCATGATTATGGACCTCAGTACAAATCCTGGAATTTAATTTTCCTTCCTATTATCCCGCAAAACTTTGGTATAAAACTTATTTCCAATGGCGGCGTACAAAAGCAATTTAAGGTTATTGAAAAATTAGTCAGCGACTGTGAAGAAGTAATAAACTGCGGGGATGCCGGCCAGGAAGGAGAATTGATACAGCGATGGGTATTACAAAAAGCAAAATGTAATAAACCGGTAAAAAGATTATGGATTTCCTCACTTACCGAAGATGCTATAAAAGAAGGCTTTGCAAGTCTGAAGCCGGCTGAAGATTACAAAAACCTATATCTTGCCGGCAATGCCCGTGCTATAGGTGACTGGCTGTTGGGCATAAATGCAACAAGATTATTTACCAAGAAATTTGGTGGCAACAAAGCTGTTCTTTCTATCGGTAGGGTACAAACTCCAACACTGGCTATGCTGGTACAGCGACAAAAAGAAATAGATGCTTTCCAAACGGAAGAATACTGGGAACTGAAAACAACTTATCGTGAAGTACTATTTAATGCAGCCATCGATCGTTTAAAAACTCAGGAAAAAGCGGAAAAAGGTCTGGAATACCTGAAGCAGCATCCTTTTGAGATTGTTTCATTTGAGATTAAAGAAGGAAAAGAGAAAAACCCTCGTCTTTTCGATCTTACTGGACTGCAGGTGGAAGCCAATAGAAAATATGGTTTCTCTGCAGAAAACACACTGAAATATATCCAGAGCTTATATGAAAAAAAGCATACTACGTATCCACGTGTAGATACAACATACTTATCCGAAAATTTATATCCAAAAATCGGAGGAATCCTACGCAGCATGCATTTTTACAGAGAATATACAGAATCTTTACTCTCTCAACCTATACCTATGTCCAAAGCGGTATTTGATGATACCAAAGTAACAGATCACCATGCAATTATTCCGACGGAAATACCTCCTTCACAAAATCTGAGTAAGGAAGAAAAACTTATTTATGATCTGGTAGCCCGAAGATTTATTGCGGTATTCTATCCGGAATGTAAAATATCCAATACATTGGTAGAAGGAAAAGTTGGTACTATTCCTTTCAAAGCAAACGGGAAGCAGATATTGGAACCTGGCTGGCGAATGGTTTACGCCAAGGACAAGAAAGAAAGCTCTGAAAAGAATAAAGAAGAGGAACAAAACATCCCTGAATTTAAAGTTGGTGAAAGTGGTGAACATATTCCGGTTATCCATCAGGGAAAAACATCACCTCCAAAACCTTATACTGAAGCAACATTGCTACGGGCTATGGAAACTGCCGGAAAGCAGGTTGAGGATGAAGAGTTGCGCGAATTAATGAAAAACAATGGTATCGGGAGACCTTCTACCCGTGCTAACATTATCGAAACGCTTTTCAAAAGAAAATATATTGACAAAAAGAAAAAGAACCTATACGCTACTACAACGGGTATAGAACTTATTGATACTATTGAGGACGAGCTTCTGAAAAGTCCTGAACTTACGGGGGAATGGGAATTTAAGTTACGGAAAATAGAAAGCGGAACGTACGAGGCCAATCATTTCAAGGAAGAACTGATTCAGATGGTGACTGACCTTACCCGAAAAGTAATTAATGAAAAAGCCAAGGTGATATCGCTACACCAGATCCCGGAAGTTAAAGAGAAAAAAGAAAGAGCTCCGAGAAAAAGTACAGTTATTGAGTGGGAACAGGAAAAATGTCCTAAATGTAAAGAACAACATCTGATGAAAGGTAAAACCGCTATTGGATGTTCCGATTTCAAGAATTGTGGTTTTAAAATTCCTTTCATTTTATTTGGCAAAAAAATTACCGAAAAACAAATACAGGATTTGGTTTCAAAAGGAAAGACATCCAAATTAAAAGGTTTCTCAGAACACCCTGCAGACCTGAAAGAAGGTATTCTGTCACTCGATGAAAATTTTAATATACATTTAGCATAA
- a CDS encoding ankyrin repeat domain-containing protein, whose product MRVILFLLSFGILSNCHSQVREDKVESTSVNIIDAVKNNQPVLVEKALKEGANVNTKDSNKRSLLLIATISGATDTAKLLVHYGADVNQQDDKLDSPFLYAGATGQTELVKLYLAHGARFDIFNRYYGTALIPASERGHVETVRLLANTKDFPVNHVNRLGWTAIMEAVILGNGGTKHQKTVQILKDAGADLNIPDHDGRTPLQHAKSLGFKEIVKILES is encoded by the coding sequence ATGAGAGTCATTCTTTTTTTGCTTTCTTTTGGCATTCTAAGTAACTGCCACTCTCAGGTAAGAGAAGATAAAGTGGAAAGCACATCAGTAAATATTATAGACGCTGTTAAAAATAACCAGCCGGTGTTAGTTGAGAAAGCCTTAAAAGAAGGTGCTAACGTCAATACAAAAGATAGCAATAAACGCTCTTTACTACTTATTGCTACTATTTCCGGAGCAACAGATACTGCTAAATTACTGGTTCATTACGGTGCAGATGTCAATCAGCAGGATGACAAGTTAGATAGTCCTTTTTTGTATGCCGGAGCTACCGGACAAACTGAACTTGTAAAATTATACCTCGCCCATGGTGCACGTTTTGACATCTTCAACCGATACTATGGAACAGCACTTATTCCGGCTAGTGAACGCGGACATGTAGAAACGGTAAGGCTATTGGCCAATACAAAAGACTTTCCTGTAAATCATGTTAACAGACTAGGCTGGACAGCCATAATGGAAGCTGTTATTTTAGGCAATGGTGGTACAAAGCACCAAAAAACTGTACAAATATTAAAAGATGCCGGAGCCGATCTCAATATTCCGGATCATGACGGAAGAACTCCTTTGCAACACGCAAAATCCTTAGGTTTTAAAGAAATTGTTAAAATACTCGAATCTTAG
- a CDS encoding amidohydrolase family protein has protein sequence MNASGITRKDFIKSSALAVAGLAISPSLLAASPFNLTNDKTLKGAKNIMLKNVRLETGFEYEGNEVVATKTGLFCVEIANGKIKAVTPNNPSAKAIDAKGLLMLPAFKDMHIHLDKTFYGGPWQAVRKRQGGVKGMIALEQQILPEMLKTSTHHAEKLIELLQSCGTSYARSHVNIEPTSKLESLKNLQKALDNKKATFGAELVAFPQHGVYYTDSAPWMKEAAQTDIDYIGGVDPYNVDGQIEKTMDFTVQLALDHNKGIDIHLHETGESGLKTVEYLINKVNENPVLKGKTFLSHCFVLAKLDKPKQEEIAEKLANAKIGIMSTIPFGGLIMPIPTLYKYGVNIGTGNDSIIDHWNTWGSGSVLQKANIMAQLYGYSTEFLLSRSLKLATYNILPLDDKGTQKWPKSGDAADVVLIDASCSAEAVSRISPVKSLIHQGNVVF, from the coding sequence ATGAATGCTTCCGGTATTACCCGTAAAGATTTTATTAAAAGTTCAGCATTAGCTGTAGCTGGTTTAGCAATAAGCCCGAGCTTATTGGCTGCCAGTCCTTTTAACCTTACTAATGACAAAACATTGAAAGGAGCAAAAAATATAATGCTGAAAAATGTAAGACTGGAAACCGGATTCGAATACGAAGGAAATGAAGTAGTAGCAACTAAAACCGGATTATTCTGCGTGGAAATTGCGAACGGAAAAATAAAAGCTGTCACCCCAAACAATCCTTCTGCAAAAGCTATTGACGCGAAAGGTCTTCTTATGCTTCCGGCTTTTAAAGATATGCACATCCATCTGGATAAAACATTTTATGGCGGTCCGTGGCAAGCTGTAAGAAAAAGACAAGGTGGTGTAAAGGGTATGATTGCTCTGGAACAGCAGATCTTACCTGAGATGCTGAAAACATCTACACACCATGCAGAAAAGCTTATTGAACTGCTTCAGTCTTGTGGTACATCCTACGCCAGAAGCCACGTAAATATAGAGCCAACTTCTAAACTGGAATCGCTAAAAAATCTGCAAAAAGCTTTAGACAATAAGAAAGCTACTTTTGGAGCAGAGCTTGTTGCTTTTCCACAGCATGGTGTTTATTATACTGATTCCGCACCATGGATGAAGGAAGCTGCCCAAACAGACATAGATTATATTGGAGGTGTTGATCCATACAATGTAGACGGACAGATTGAAAAAACTATGGATTTTACGGTACAGCTGGCACTAGATCATAATAAAGGGATTGATATCCATTTGCATGAAACAGGGGAATCCGGACTAAAAACAGTAGAATATCTGATTAATAAGGTAAATGAGAATCCTGTATTAAAAGGCAAAACTTTTCTAAGTCATTGTTTTGTTCTGGCAAAACTGGACAAACCTAAACAGGAAGAGATTGCCGAAAAATTGGCGAATGCAAAGATAGGTATTATGTCCACAATTCCTTTTGGAGGGCTAATCATGCCTATACCTACATTATATAAATATGGTGTAAACATTGGTACCGGAAACGACAGCATCATAGACCATTGGAATACATGGGGAAGCGGAAGTGTTTTGCAAAAAGCAAATATTATGGCCCAATTGTATGGCTATTCAACAGAATTTTTACTCTCCAGAAGTTTAAAATTGGCAACTTACAATATATTGCCTCTGGACGATAAAGGAACACAAAAATGGCCAAAAAGCGGAGATGCAGCAGATGTTGTACTAATAGATGCCAGCTGTTCTGCAGAAGCAGTATCCAGGATATCACCAGTTAAATCTCTGATCCATCAGGGAAATGTTGTTTTTTAG
- a CDS encoding amidohydrolase, with amino-acid sequence MPQTNHYTLKNVLLETGFEYDQKEVIRTKTDLFCVEIENNTIKSVTPNNPHAKAIDAKKRLMLPAFKDMHIHIDKTLFGLPWKAVSQTRRTVKDMIAYEQKIIPELLKTSTERAEKLIAFTQSYGTHYARTHFNVDPTSGLKSLEHLELALENKKNSFQAELVAFPQHGVYYTNTAPLMKEVAQLKSVDFIGGLDPFSIDGSIEKQMDFIVQLALDNHKGIDIHLHETGESGIKTIEFLINKALENPELRGKTFVSHAFALGHLSPAETEKIAERLAAAQVGIASSIPFKSTIMPIPTLMKHGVNVLIGNDNVQDHWGTFGSGNMLQKAKLAAELYGYGTEYNLSRMLKLATQDITPLDDKGNLQWPKAGAIANIVLVDASCSAEAVSRIAPVHSLIHEGNLIFQK; translated from the coding sequence ATGCCACAAACAAATCATTATACTTTAAAAAATGTTCTATTAGAAACTGGCTTTGAATATGATCAGAAAGAGGTTATCAGAACTAAAACAGATCTTTTTTGTGTAGAAATTGAGAACAATACAATAAAGTCTGTTACTCCCAACAATCCTCATGCAAAAGCTATAGATGCAAAAAAACGGTTGATGCTCCCTGCATTTAAGGATATGCATATTCATATCGACAAAACATTATTCGGACTGCCGTGGAAAGCCGTTTCACAAACCAGAAGAACTGTAAAGGATATGATCGCTTATGAGCAAAAAATTATTCCTGAATTACTAAAGACTTCTACAGAGCGTGCAGAAAAACTGATAGCGTTTACACAATCTTATGGTACCCATTATGCCAGAACGCACTTCAATGTAGACCCTACTTCCGGATTAAAATCTCTGGAGCATCTGGAACTGGCATTAGAGAATAAAAAAAATTCTTTTCAGGCAGAATTAGTAGCCTTTCCGCAACATGGAGTATACTATACCAATACAGCTCCATTAATGAAAGAAGTTGCTCAACTAAAGAGTGTAGATTTTATTGGAGGCTTAGATCCATTCAGCATAGACGGTAGTATTGAAAAGCAAATGGATTTTATTGTACAACTTGCATTAGACAACCATAAGGGAATAGACATTCACCTTCATGAAACAGGAGAATCGGGAATAAAAACAATAGAATTTTTGATTAATAAAGCACTGGAGAACCCTGAACTGAGAGGTAAGACATTTGTGAGCCATGCCTTTGCATTAGGACATCTTTCTCCCGCTGAAACCGAAAAAATAGCAGAACGACTGGCTGCAGCACAAGTAGGGATAGCTTCTTCTATACCATTCAAAAGTACTATCATGCCAATTCCTACTCTGATGAAGCACGGCGTAAATGTATTAATTGGCAATGATAATGTACAGGATCATTGGGGAACCTTTGGCTCAGGCAACATGCTTCAAAAAGCAAAACTGGCTGCCGAACTCTATGGTTACGGAACCGAATACAACCTTTCCAGAATGCTAAAACTGGCAACTCAAGATATTACACCTCTGGATGATAAAGGAAATCTGCAATGGCCAAAGGCCGGAGCTATTGCCAATATTGTTTTGGTAGATGCCAGCTGTTCTGCCGAAGCGGTTTCCAGAATAGCTCCTGTTCATTCTCTAATCCATGAAGGGAATCTGATTTTTCAAAAATAA
- a CDS encoding GNAT family N-acetyltransferase, whose amino-acid sequence MKDNITIHPHTAGTPIPYDLLLLADPSKELIDQYLTSGELYLAKYNNEIIGCYVLYPWDFETTEIKNIAVAEKFQNQGIGGQLLKDAILKAKNKFYKKLVIGTGNSSTGQLYLYQKYGFRITDIRKNFFKDNYPEPIWENGIECTDMILLTMEL is encoded by the coding sequence TTGAAAGACAATATAACAATACATCCGCACACTGCCGGAACGCCAATTCCTTATGACCTTCTACTACTAGCTGATCCGTCAAAAGAATTGATTGACCAGTACCTCACATCCGGAGAGCTTTACCTTGCAAAATATAATAATGAAATTATCGGATGTTATGTACTTTATCCATGGGACTTTGAGACTACAGAAATTAAAAATATAGCAGTAGCTGAAAAATTTCAGAATCAGGGAATTGGAGGACAGCTACTGAAAGATGCCATTCTAAAAGCCAAAAATAAATTCTACAAAAAACTGGTTATAGGAACTGGAAATTCGAGTACAGGACAACTTTATCTGTATCAGAAATATGGATTCAGAATTACAGATATCCGAAAGAATTTTTTCAAGGATAATTATCCCGAGCCAATATGGGAAAATGGCATTGAGTGTACAGATATGATCTTGTTGACTATGGAGTTATAA
- a CDS encoding PNGase F N-terminal domain-containing protein — protein MQKILLCCLITGAQMIFAQTYEITYQNSFEGKINPNQNHIISITNSDKTLLFNEKIKNKKADFPFEVNEINRKNNEVSQFAFLNNNEIVKTSDNTILAKQEFKPTSETGKILGYNVKKAVTSVNSNTIEVWYTNDLKVKGGPSILGQDLGLVLKTVRNGSSVVEATSVKKIKALDDQSLFNGKNITEKDALTYKDMIWKSRFITIPVFENETINFSDASKSDQVIQRFGNGTIILKKVKIPEIKQGNTIFVELKQKSNGDAYDRTGDVFIIPQERAISYYTGLTQGVKSLPVYQNGNGKSYQGVALTPDYLPFIELMRFFTPFGIGHFNEKIQLKGKNWHNNTPYRQDITELRPQLSGKEILIGAFIGNYDKGGHQISLELSIHPDQQKIVNNNFVLPVFNTTNVMEMAGQDYPTMFNSDKGVEVEFTLTKDLKNAQLRYITTGHGGWGAGDEFVPKENSIYLDGKLAHAFTPWRTDCGSYRLFNPASGNFEDGLSSSDLSRSNWCPGTITNPVYINLGNLNAGKHTIQVKIPQGAPEGSSQSFWNVSGVLLGQE, from the coding sequence ATGCAAAAAATTTTACTGTGCTGCCTTATTACAGGTGCTCAGATGATTTTCGCCCAGACTTATGAAATTACTTATCAGAATTCATTCGAAGGGAAAATAAATCCTAACCAGAACCACATCATCAGCATTACCAATAGTGATAAAACACTATTATTCAATGAGAAAATAAAAAACAAAAAAGCTGATTTTCCTTTTGAGGTTAATGAAATTAACAGAAAAAATAATGAAGTTAGCCAGTTTGCTTTTCTTAATAACAATGAAATTGTAAAGACAAGTGATAATACAATTCTGGCTAAACAGGAATTCAAACCGACTTCCGAAACTGGAAAAATACTAGGTTACAATGTAAAGAAAGCTGTAACAAGTGTAAATTCAAATACTATAGAAGTATGGTATACCAATGATCTTAAAGTAAAAGGCGGTCCCAGCATACTAGGACAGGATCTGGGTCTGGTATTAAAGACGGTGAGAAACGGAAGTTCTGTTGTTGAAGCAACTTCGGTAAAAAAAATAAAAGCATTGGACGATCAGTCTTTATTTAATGGGAAAAATATTACTGAAAAAGATGCGCTTACATACAAAGATATGATTTGGAAGAGCAGATTTATCACTATTCCTGTTTTCGAAAATGAAACTATTAACTTTAGTGATGCCTCTAAATCTGATCAGGTTATTCAGCGCTTCGGTAACGGAACAATTATTCTGAAAAAAGTAAAAATTCCGGAAATTAAACAAGGCAATACAATCTTTGTAGAACTGAAACAAAAATCTAATGGTGATGCATACGACCGAACCGGAGATGTATTTATAATTCCGCAGGAAAGAGCCATATCTTATTATACAGGTTTAACACAAGGTGTAAAATCACTTCCGGTATACCAGAACGGAAATGGTAAATCCTATCAAGGTGTTGCTTTAACTCCGGATTATCTTCCGTTTATTGAATTAATGCGGTTTTTCACACCTTTCGGAATTGGACATTTCAATGAAAAGATTCAGTTAAAAGGAAAAAACTGGCACAACAATACGCCATACCGTCAGGATATCACCGAACTACGCCCACAGCTAAGTGGTAAAGAAATCTTAATAGGAGCATTTATCGGGAACTATGATAAAGGAGGTCATCAGATAAGTTTAGAATTAAGCATACATCCGGATCAGCAGAAAATTGTAAACAACAACTTTGTATTACCTGTTTTCAATACAACCAATGTAATGGAAATGGCTGGTCAGGACTATCCTACTATGTTTAATTCGGATAAAGGAGTTGAAGTTGAGTTTACTTTGACAAAAGATCTTAAAAATGCTCAGCTACGTTATATTACAACTGGTCACGGTGGCTGGGGAGCAGGTGATGAATTTGTTCCAAAAGAGAACTCTATTTATCTGGATGGCAAACTCGCACATGCTTTTACACCATGGAGAACAGATTGTGGATCCTACAGACTATTCAATCCTGCATCAGGTAATTTTGAAGATGGTCTTTCATCTTCAGATCTTAGTCGTTCCAACTGGTGTCCCGGAACTATCACCAACCCTGTTTATATCAATTTAGGAAACCTGAATGCAGGTAAACATACAATACAGGTAAAAATTCCGCAGGGAGCTCCTGAAGGAAGCAGCCAAAGCTTTTGGAATGTTTCCGGCGTTCTCTTAGGGCAAGAATAG